In the Candidatus Cloacimonas acidaminovorans str. Evry genome, one interval contains:
- a CDS encoding HU family DNA-binding protein gives MTKADLVKIISENTGIIRKDVAVVVDALLYAIKDSMAKGNHIEIRGFGTFKLKTRKPRVGRNPKTDQKVPVPARTVPTFKFSREFKNAVVNVKTK, from the coding sequence ATGACGAAAGCCGATTTAGTAAAAATTATTTCGGAAAACACCGGAATCATTCGCAAAGATGTTGCCGTTGTTGTTGATGCCCTTTTGTATGCCATTAAAGATAGTATGGCTAAGGGCAATCATATTGAAATTCGTGGTTTTGGAACCTTCAAACTCAAAACCCGTAAACCTCGCGTTGGCCGTAACCCCAAAACAGACCAAAAAGTTCCTGTTCCTGCCAGAACCGTTCCTACCTTCAAATTTTCCCGCGAATTCAAAAACGCTGTGGTAAATGTAAAAACCAAGTAA
- a CDS encoding biopolymer transporter ExbD has product MGQYRPSAMRQQKSQTVPQEPNLVPIMNLFLTIIPMLLMMVVISQIALLALNFSQGESGVSYGQGGGGGGDTKTEKVEIHILGKQYAQENNATIGMEIREPGFKPMTISAINGYYDYVTLNKTLQEIRSRKGTLSDITVLVHPDVLYGDLMKTIDICKVNGFTQVHYTATKVEYY; this is encoded by the coding sequence ATGGGACAATACAGACCATCCGCAATGCGCCAGCAAAAATCCCAAACGGTGCCCCAGGAACCAAACCTGGTGCCGATTATGAATCTGTTTTTAACCATTATTCCAATGCTGCTAATGATGGTGGTTATTTCGCAGATTGCTCTTTTGGCGCTAAATTTCTCGCAAGGGGAAAGCGGTGTTAGTTATGGACAAGGCGGAGGTGGAGGTGGCGACACTAAAACCGAAAAAGTGGAAATCCATATTTTGGGTAAACAATATGCCCAAGAGAATAATGCTACTATAGGTATGGAAATCCGCGAACCTGGCTTTAAGCCGATGACTATCTCTGCCATTAATGGATATTATGATTATGTGACCCTGAATAAAACTCTGCAAGAAATTAGAAGCCGAAAAGGAACTCTTAGCGATATTACTGTCCTCGTTCATCCGGATGTCCTTTATGGAGACCTGATGAAAACGATAGACATCTGTAAAGTCAATGGATTTACCCAGGTTCATTATACTGCCACCAAAGTGGAGTATTATTAA
- the secA gene encoding preprotein translocase subunit SecA → MLEKILKKVFGDKNSQDLKRYEPVVQEINEIFSGLEQYEDEQLIARVQEIKQEIADKLNPLRNELAKLEQEYRETREDSERNRLDNAIDSTKKELKNLTKSTLDDYLPEVYAIVKDTCRRLLGKKFEVRGHEVEWNMVPFDVQLIGAMALHDGKIAEMATGEGKTLVATMPLFLNALVGRGVHLVTVNDYLASRDAEWMSPVFQFHGLTVGCITTGMDFDARKEAYNCDITYGMNSEFGFDYLRDNMATSPDQLVQRDFFYAIVDEVDSILIDEARTPLIISGPITQDKNFYHELRPAIAQLVQLQNSLVQKYLSEIREDLDENNPQSDNNRLAKNLLLVKRAAPRNKAFMKLMQDGELKKMVNDIEGIYLRDKKLPELDNNLFYVVEERHNSVDLCEKGREVLSRKDKDLFVVQSLDEMLAEIDNNPELSEQEKQKQKSLQTNRFMDKSEKLHNINQLLRAFTLFENDQEYVVIDNKVVIVDEFTGRQMPGRRFSDGLHQALEAKENVEIEAGTQTFATITLQNYFRMYEKLAGMTGTAVTEEAEFMEIYNLPVMVIPTNVPVTRIDHDDLIYLGKNDKYQAIINEIIYWHERQKPVLVGTVSVEVSEILSRLLKRKGIAHNVLNARQHQREAEIIAEAGQPGAVTIATNMAGRGTDIKLGKGVVEGAYESYLNLPKTLTAEFPYGLPLDGLHVIGSERHESRRIDRQLRGRAGRQGDPGTSRFYLSLEDDLMRLFGSDRIAPMMVKMGLKSGDVIRHPWMTKAVEQAQKRVEEHNFEIRRELLKYDEVMNQQREVIYAYRRSVLKGYDLKNEILEMITESITNMVDDIIPPHSYPEEWNLERICQWFQHNLNLGLTVKDIASDHLNRDLLLNTLLEYALSAYENKERQIGSEQLRNIERRALLEVVDDEWRDHLHEMDLLKDGVYLRAYANKDPLIEYKKESFELFQGLITRIQENVTRKVFTTYVLSQEQINNLLKNANLTHQDINAFLNAQQAQQAQQITQNMSAPPQYNSPVGEVEKVRPVKVAPKVGRNDPCPCGSGKKYKKCCGINEAE, encoded by the coding sequence ATGTTAGAGAAAATACTGAAGAAAGTATTTGGCGATAAGAACAGTCAAGACCTTAAGCGCTATGAACCCGTAGTGCAAGAAATAAATGAAATATTTTCCGGATTGGAACAATATGAAGATGAACAGCTAATCGCTCGCGTTCAGGAAATTAAACAGGAAATTGCAGATAAACTAAATCCTTTACGAAATGAACTTGCTAAACTGGAACAGGAATATCGGGAAACCAGAGAAGATAGCGAAAGAAATCGTTTAGACAATGCAATAGACAGCACTAAAAAAGAACTGAAAAATCTTACTAAAAGCACTCTGGATGATTACCTGCCGGAGGTTTATGCCATTGTTAAAGATACCTGCCGGCGTTTGTTAGGCAAAAAATTTGAAGTCCGCGGTCACGAAGTTGAATGGAATATGGTTCCTTTTGATGTGCAATTAATTGGAGCTATGGCTTTACACGATGGTAAAATTGCCGAAATGGCTACCGGAGAAGGAAAAACCCTGGTTGCTACTATGCCTCTGTTTTTGAATGCCTTAGTGGGACGCGGCGTGCATCTTGTAACCGTAAATGATTATCTGGCAAGTCGTGATGCCGAATGGATGAGTCCTGTTTTTCAATTTCACGGACTCACTGTAGGTTGTATTACTACCGGAATGGATTTTGATGCCCGCAAAGAAGCATACAATTGTGATATAACTTACGGAATGAACAGTGAATTCGGGTTTGACTATTTGCGTGATAATATGGCAACTTCTCCTGATCAGCTTGTCCAGCGGGATTTCTTTTATGCGATTGTGGATGAAGTAGATAGCATTTTAATTGATGAGGCAAGAACACCTCTAATAATTAGTGGTCCCATTACCCAAGATAAGAATTTCTATCACGAATTGCGTCCTGCAATCGCACAGCTTGTTCAGTTACAGAATTCTTTGGTACAGAAATACTTAAGTGAAATCAGAGAGGATTTGGATGAAAATAATCCTCAGTCAGATAATAACCGCTTAGCTAAAAACTTGCTTTTGGTGAAAAGAGCCGCTCCGCGTAACAAAGCATTTATGAAATTGATGCAGGACGGTGAACTGAAAAAAATGGTCAACGATATTGAAGGTATCTATTTGCGGGATAAAAAATTGCCTGAACTGGACAACAACCTTTTCTATGTGGTGGAAGAGCGTCACAATAGCGTTGACCTCTGTGAAAAAGGAAGAGAAGTGCTTTCCCGAAAGGATAAAGACCTTTTCGTTGTCCAATCCCTGGATGAAATGCTGGCAGAAATAGATAACAATCCCGAGCTCTCGGAACAGGAAAAACAGAAACAAAAGTCATTGCAGACCAATCGTTTTATGGATAAAAGTGAAAAGCTGCATAACATCAATCAGTTACTGCGTGCTTTTACCCTCTTTGAAAACGATCAGGAATATGTGGTAATAGATAACAAAGTAGTTATTGTAGATGAATTTACAGGACGTCAAATGCCGGGACGCCGTTTTTCCGATGGTTTACATCAGGCATTAGAGGCAAAAGAAAATGTGGAAATTGAGGCAGGCACACAAACATTTGCCACTATTACTTTGCAGAACTATTTCAGAATGTATGAAAAACTTGCCGGAATGACAGGAACCGCAGTTACCGAAGAAGCCGAATTTATGGAGATTTACAATTTGCCGGTGATGGTGATTCCGACAAATGTTCCGGTTACACGAATTGACCACGATGATCTTATATATTTAGGCAAAAATGATAAATACCAGGCAATCATCAATGAAATAATTTACTGGCATGAAAGGCAAAAACCGGTTTTGGTAGGAACTGTTAGTGTGGAGGTCTCCGAAATCTTATCCCGTTTATTAAAGCGTAAAGGCATAGCTCATAATGTTCTAAATGCCCGTCAACATCAACGCGAAGCTGAAATTATTGCTGAAGCGGGACAACCTGGAGCTGTAACTATTGCTACCAATATGGCAGGTAGAGGAACCGATATAAAACTTGGCAAAGGTGTTGTGGAAGGTGCTTATGAAAGCTATCTGAATTTGCCTAAAACATTAACCGCAGAATTTCCTTACGGCTTACCTTTGGACGGACTCCATGTAATTGGCAGTGAAAGACATGAAAGCAGAAGAATTGATAGACAATTACGGGGAAGAGCAGGCCGCCAGGGTGATCCTGGAACCTCAAGGTTCTATTTATCTTTGGAAGACGATTTAATGCGCCTTTTCGGTTCGGACAGAATAGCTCCAATGATGGTTAAAATGGGCTTAAAATCGGGAGATGTAATTCGTCACCCCTGGATGACCAAAGCTGTGGAACAAGCACAAAAAAGAGTGGAAGAGCACAACTTTGAAATCCGCAGAGAACTGCTGAAATATGACGAAGTAATGAATCAGCAACGCGAAGTGATTTATGCCTACCGTCGCAGTGTGCTTAAGGGTTATGACCTCAAAAATGAAATTCTGGAAATGATTACTGAATCCATTACCAATATGGTGGATGATATTATTCCGCCTCATAGCTATCCTGAGGAATGGAATTTGGAACGCATCTGCCAATGGTTTCAACATAATCTGAATTTGGGACTTACGGTTAAAGATATAGCCAGCGACCATCTGAATAGAGACCTTCTACTGAATACGCTTTTGGAATATGCACTTTCCGCTTACGAAAACAAAGAAAGACAAATCGGCAGCGAACAATTACGCAATATAGAAAGACGAGCCCTCTTAGAAGTTGTAGATGATGAATGGCGTGACCATCTGCATGAAATGGACTTATTAAAAGACGGTGTCTATTTACGCGCTTATGCCAATAAAGACCCTTTAATAGAATATAAAAAGGAAAGCTTTGAACTGTTTCAAGGTTTAATTACCCGCATTCAGGAAAATGTTACCCGCAAAGTGTTTACTACTTATGTTCTATCTCAAGAACAGATTAACAACCTGCTCAAAAATGCAAACCTGACTCATCAGGATATAAATGCTTTCCTGAATGCACAACAGGCACAACAAGCACAACAAATAACTCAAAATATGAGCGCTCCTCCTCAATATAATAGTCCTGTGGGAGAAGTAGAAAAAGTCCGACCAGTTAAAGTAGCTCCCAAAGTGGGAAGAAATGATCCCTGCCCTTGCGGAAGCGGGAAAAAGTATAAAAAATGCTGCGGAATAAATGAAGCGGAATAG
- a CDS encoding MotA/TolQ/ExbB proton channel family protein, protein MKTKNIVLMIISLFMCVGLFAQPATETAAPAAPAKQGYSLTQVFIDSGNWAYAILLVFVIGLVYAFVRWYQLYPKEKIDAAGFYLKLRNYIRNDQLDEATKIAESYKGTTMGFIFWSALMVFKDARKSGQTGADLRNSVQNSLEEAVLQTVYKLDSGLFWFDTLAQVATYLGLLGTIWGLLEAFAGLAGLTGAAQQTALTDGIKKAIGTTALGLLAAIPLTLIKGWLLTRANNIISNIDEFSVKLINTINNAIKD, encoded by the coding sequence ATGAAAACAAAAAATATCGTCCTTATGATCATCTCACTCTTTATGTGTGTTGGCCTGTTTGCTCAGCCAGCAACAGAAACAGCAGCTCCAGCTGCACCAGCTAAACAGGGTTATAGCTTAACTCAAGTATTTATAGATAGCGGTAATTGGGCTTATGCTATCCTGTTGGTTTTTGTTATTGGTCTTGTTTATGCCTTTGTGCGTTGGTATCAGTTATACCCCAAAGAGAAGATTGATGCCGCTGGATTTTATTTAAAACTTCGCAATTATATCCGCAATGACCAGCTGGATGAAGCAACCAAAATTGCTGAAAGCTATAAGGGAACCACTATGGGCTTTATCTTCTGGAGCGCTTTGATGGTTTTCAAAGATGCAAGAAAAAGTGGTCAAACGGGTGCTGATTTGAGAAATTCTGTCCAAAATTCTCTGGAAGAAGCTGTTCTGCAAACAGTGTATAAACTGGATAGCGGTTTATTCTGGTTTGATACTTTGGCTCAAGTAGCTACCTATCTTGGACTTTTAGGAACCATTTGGGGCTTGTTGGAAGCATTTGCAGGTTTAGCTGGTTTAACCGGTGCAGCACAACAAACTGCTTTAACTGATGGTATTAAAAAAGCAATTGGAACAACCGCTCTGGGTTTGCTGGCTGCTATTCCCTTAACTTTAATTAAAGGTTGGCTGCTAACCCGGGCAAACAACATTATCAGCAATATTGACGAGTTTAGTGTTAAATTGATCAATACTATTAACAACGCCATTAAGGATTAA
- a CDS encoding iron-containing alcohol dehydrogenase, which translates to MDAFSFCNPTRIEFGVGTIRKLGMELKKADIKSCLMVAGGGSIKKNGVYEQVCESLEKAEIHFVEGWGVQPNPTLEKVIELCELAKREKVEAVLGVGGGSVIDTAKTVSAGVFLQDIWNAFSGKEKIRNALPVYTVLTLSATGSEMNGNAVITNTKTMQKWGIYSPLIYPRLSIIDPSVQSSLPFKQTANGAMDAMAHILEYYFADDRAIATLAIDDALLKTIVEMTDRLQNNSGDLLARGNLAWCATLALNGISGIGLKGGDWACHDIQHAFSALHPEIAHGEGLGVIFPAWIEYMSEKDPTRFLRWAKNVWDEENVSRALHRFRDKLESWGLAKSLRDLGIKELELPQLVKLIMTSPRIGMVSRFTAVEVESLLMLAF; encoded by the coding sequence ATGGATGCCTTCAGTTTTTGTAATCCCACCCGCATAGAATTTGGGGTTGGTACAATCAGAAAACTTGGAATGGAACTAAAAAAAGCAGATATTAAGAGTTGCTTAATGGTTGCCGGAGGTGGTTCCATAAAGAAAAATGGTGTTTATGAACAGGTTTGTGAGTCCTTGGAAAAAGCAGAAATCCATTTTGTAGAGGGTTGGGGTGTTCAACCAAATCCTACTTTGGAAAAGGTGATTGAACTTTGTGAGCTTGCTAAACGGGAAAAAGTGGAAGCAGTTCTTGGTGTTGGAGGTGGAAGTGTAATTGATACTGCCAAAACAGTATCTGCCGGTGTTTTTTTGCAGGATATTTGGAATGCCTTTTCGGGAAAGGAAAAAATCCGTAATGCCCTGCCTGTATATACAGTTCTTACTCTTTCCGCTACCGGCAGTGAAATGAATGGTAATGCTGTTATTACCAATACGAAAACAATGCAAAAATGGGGTATTTATTCTCCTTTAATTTATCCCCGTTTGAGTATTATAGACCCTTCCGTGCAATCCAGTTTACCTTTCAAACAAACAGCCAACGGAGCAATGGATGCTATGGCTCATATTCTGGAATATTATTTTGCCGATGATCGCGCTATAGCTACTTTGGCAATTGATGATGCTTTGTTGAAAACTATTGTGGAAATGACTGACCGCCTGCAAAATAATTCCGGTGACTTACTGGCAAGGGGAAATCTGGCTTGGTGTGCAACTTTAGCTCTTAATGGAATTTCCGGGATTGGATTAAAAGGTGGTGATTGGGCTTGTCATGATATCCAACATGCTTTTTCCGCTTTGCATCCTGAAATTGCTCATGGCGAAGGATTGGGAGTTATTTTCCCTGCATGGATTGAATATATGAGTGAAAAAGACCCTACCCGCTTCCTGCGTTGGGCTAAAAATGTTTGGGACGAGGAAAATGTTTCCCGTGCTTTGCATAGATTTAGAGATAAACTGGAAAGTTGGGGTTTGGCAAAATCTCTTAGAGACCTGGGTATAAAAGAATTGGAATTGCCTCAATTAGTTAAACTGATTATGACCAGTCCCAGAATTGGAATGGTTAGCAGATTTACTGCAGTGGAAGTGGAATCACTGCTTATGCTGGCGTTTTGA
- the topA gene encoding type I DNA topoisomerase, whose protein sequence is MSKGLIIVESPAKAGTISKFLKNQFSVKASMGHIRDLPKRELGVNVHQGFKPVYIIDKTKSKVIAELKEATLSADSVYLASDNDREGEAIAWHLSETLKKELNNKPVYRIVFNEITSQAINEAIKNPGQIDMAKVEAQQARRILDRLVGYEISPLLWKVITKDLSAGRVQSVALRLICEREAEIKAFVPKEYWKIEADFWKDNLPPFKAVLEKIEGKKVEIPDEKSAIEIVENSQNAEAILSEIKRSNRNVEPLPPFITSTLQQEASKILGFQAQKTMSIAQVLYEGIDLGGERTGLITYMRTDSTRMAEEAITKAQNLIKERFGKELVHPKVRVFKNKQSAQDAHEAIRPTDPFRTPESVAQYLTKEQMKLYTLIWQRFIATQMIPVKLLSTSVKINAGKAEFVSSGAQIMEEGFLKAYPHLYIPLGEKIHQDYAKNDVLEHSPLEKTQHFTTSPARYTEASLIKELEAKGIGRPSTYATIIETLRKRKYVTMEKKAFLPTQLGSDVNRFLVDKFDYLFNVQFTAEMETKLDEVEYSNIAWNEVVQEYYDQLVALIRQVDVKKEKNNFVQDTGIVCDVCKQGTMLIKHSKRGDFLSCSRFPQCKNTKNFTRDEDGNIKIFVPTPLNENCPQCGSPLMLRTGKYGEFIACSNYPKCKYARPKTLGIKCPECGIGELTARKSKKGRTFYSCNRYPECKYITNDKPLPISCPKCGNPYIVEKYSREKGKIKICPNCKTEME, encoded by the coding sequence ATGAGTAAAGGACTTATAATAGTAGAATCCCCTGCAAAAGCAGGAACTATCAGTAAATTTCTGAAGAACCAATTCAGTGTGAAAGCATCAATGGGTCACATTCGTGATTTGCCTAAACGCGAACTGGGAGTTAATGTCCATCAGGGTTTCAAACCCGTTTATATAATAGATAAAACGAAAAGCAAAGTGATTGCGGAACTTAAAGAAGCAACTTTATCCGCGGATAGCGTTTATCTGGCAAGTGATAATGATCGTGAAGGAGAAGCAATTGCCTGGCACTTATCCGAAACCCTGAAAAAGGAACTAAATAATAAACCCGTCTACCGGATTGTGTTTAACGAAATAACTTCCCAAGCAATCAATGAGGCAATCAAAAACCCCGGTCAAATTGATATGGCAAAAGTGGAAGCACAACAAGCAAGAAGAATATTAGACCGCCTGGTTGGTTATGAAATCAGTCCTTTGCTGTGGAAAGTGATTACCAAAGACCTTTCCGCGGGAAGAGTGCAATCGGTTGCTTTGCGTTTGATTTGTGAACGCGAGGCAGAAATAAAAGCATTTGTCCCTAAAGAATACTGGAAAATTGAAGCGGACTTTTGGAAAGACAATTTGCCTCCCTTTAAAGCTGTATTGGAAAAAATAGAAGGCAAAAAAGTGGAAATTCCGGATGAGAAAAGTGCCATAGAAATCGTGGAAAACAGCCAAAATGCAGAGGCAATTTTAAGCGAAATAAAACGCAGCAATCGTAATGTAGAACCCCTTCCACCTTTTATTACCAGTACTTTGCAACAGGAAGCAAGTAAAATACTTGGTTTTCAGGCACAAAAAACAATGAGCATTGCTCAAGTTCTATATGAAGGTATTGATTTGGGTGGAGAAAGAACCGGTCTGATAACTTATATGCGAACCGATTCTACCAGAATGGCGGAAGAGGCAATAACTAAAGCTCAAAACCTTATAAAAGAACGCTTTGGTAAAGAACTGGTGCATCCGAAAGTCCGAGTTTTCAAAAATAAACAGAGTGCTCAGGATGCGCATGAAGCAATTCGTCCTACCGATCCTTTCAGAACTCCTGAAAGCGTAGCGCAGTATTTAACCAAAGAACAGATGAAACTTTATACCCTTATCTGGCAGCGTTTTATAGCTACGCAAATGATACCGGTAAAACTCCTTTCCACAAGTGTAAAGATAAATGCCGGAAAAGCAGAATTTGTGTCTTCTGGAGCTCAAATAATGGAAGAGGGTTTCCTGAAAGCATATCCTCACCTTTATATTCCTTTGGGCGAAAAGATTCATCAGGATTATGCTAAAAATGATGTTCTGGAACATAGTCCTTTGGAAAAGACACAGCATTTTACTACTTCTCCGGCAAGATACACTGAGGCATCTTTAATCAAAGAACTGGAGGCAAAAGGGATTGGGCGTCCTTCTACTTATGCTACCATTATAGAAACATTAAGAAAGCGTAAATATGTTACTATGGAGAAAAAGGCATTTTTGCCGACGCAATTGGGAAGTGATGTAAACCGCTTTTTGGTGGATAAGTTTGATTATCTTTTTAATGTTCAGTTTACTGCCGAAATGGAAACCAAACTGGATGAAGTGGAATACAGTAACATTGCCTGGAATGAAGTGGTGCAGGAATATTACGACCAACTTGTTGCCTTAATTCGTCAGGTAGATGTGAAGAAGGAGAAAAACAATTTTGTTCAGGATACCGGCATTGTTTGTGATGTTTGCAAACAGGGAACAATGTTAATCAAACACAGCAAGAGGGGCGATTTTCTTTCCTGCAGCCGTTTTCCCCAATGCAAAAACACGAAGAATTTTACCCGCGATGAAGATGGTAACATCAAGATTTTTGTGCCTACACCCTTAAATGAGAATTGTCCGCAATGTGGTTCTCCCTTAATGTTAAGAACCGGAAAATATGGAGAGTTTATTGCCTGTTCCAATTATCCCAAATGCAAATATGCCCGTCCTAAAACCTTAGGAATTAAATGTCCGGAATGCGGAATCGGTGAATTAACAGCCCGTAAATCCAAAAAAGGACGCACCTTTTATTCCTGCAATCGCTATCCAGAATGTAAATATATAACTAACGATAAACCCCTTCCAATAAGCTGTCCCAAGTGTGGAAATCCTTACATAGTAGAAAAATACAGCCGGGAAAAAGGAAAAATTAAAATCTGCCCCAACTGCAAAACCGAGATGGAATAG
- a CDS encoding methyltransferase family protein: MEFVINYKVRIQHLLTNPSGIIISIILIALGAFIRSWSAGIIQKGNRLVQEGPYCLNRNPLYTGSALILIGFVLFLNDIWAWIAAILLILVIFPFTISREEKGLSNKFPDEWINYAKTTGRYFPRKISWKKMKYPWSFQLWLKNREYQTFFLSLLLLIIIIIVGLV, encoded by the coding sequence TTGGAATTCGTCATCAATTATAAGGTTCGGATTCAGCATCTGCTAACTAATCCCTCAGGTATTATCATCAGTATTATTCTAATTGCTTTAGGTGCCTTTATCAGGTCCTGGTCTGCCGGAATTATTCAAAAAGGTAATCGCCTGGTGCAGGAAGGACCTTATTGCTTAAATCGTAATCCGTTATACACAGGTAGCGCTTTAATTTTAATCGGATTTGTTTTATTCCTGAATGATATTTGGGCTTGGATAGCAGCAATTCTCTTGATTCTGGTAATTTTCCCTTTCACCATTAGCAGAGAAGAAAAAGGTCTGAGCAATAAATTTCCTGATGAGTGGATTAACTATGCCAAAACAACCGGAAGGTATTTCCCCCGGAAAATTTCCTGGAAAAAAATGAAATATCCCTGGTCTTTCCAGTTATGGCTTAAAAACAGGGAATACCAAACCTTTTTCCTATCTCTCCTTCTCCTGATAATAATTATCATAGTTGGGTTGGTTTAG
- a CDS encoding ABC transporter permease, whose product MNIKDGINSAFQSIFSHKLRSLLTLTGIVIGVLAVVTMFSSVYAIKALIKKNMEGMGWDNSIIIFPGSGNIDLETGKTRSKIRRAKQNVPPLNYDDYLALKENLNYKCIYGTISKQSLYRVGNKINNIILRATEVEFFQNKSYPISKGRYFNTYEAENNIPVAVLGYHFAEEYFKDKDPIGQVLVLGSQRFTIVGVLASDVLNTGNGMNFDPWQREWDLKAVYVPLKYGATYLSPARMIHQIYIQSNSSEDYTKLKNEARQILLARHNMYPNFQFMDIGDMILNITQEINKFMDKWNITLIAIASISLIVGGIGLFSTLLISIQERMTEIGIRKSIGATEQDIFFYFIFEALALAFIGAILGVVLAWILIVLIAKGINFPLYLPVQGVAVGIGFSLLVGFLSGIYPAWKATGIDPIQAIYYHE is encoded by the coding sequence ATGAACATTAAAGACGGCATCAATAGCGCTTTCCAAAGCATTTTCAGCCATAAACTGAGGTCTTTGTTAACCCTAACAGGAATTGTTATTGGAGTGCTTGCCGTAGTAACAATGTTTTCCAGTGTTTATGCCATAAAAGCACTTATCAAAAAGAATATGGAAGGTATGGGCTGGGATAATTCTATTATTATTTTCCCCGGTTCAGGAAATATTGATTTGGAAACAGGAAAAACGCGCAGTAAAATTAGGCGTGCTAAACAAAATGTTCCTCCTTTGAACTATGACGATTATCTGGCTCTGAAAGAAAACCTGAATTACAAATGTATTTACGGGACAATTTCTAAACAGAGCTTATATCGGGTTGGCAATAAAATAAATAATATTATCTTGCGTGCTACAGAAGTAGAATTTTTCCAAAACAAAAGCTATCCTATCAGTAAGGGACGCTATTTTAATACTTACGAAGCGGAAAATAATATCCCGGTTGCCGTTTTGGGTTATCATTTTGCCGAAGAATACTTTAAGGATAAAGACCCGATTGGTCAGGTTCTGGTTTTAGGTTCACAGCGTTTTACCATCGTAGGTGTTTTAGCTTCTGATGTTTTAAATACCGGAAATGGAATGAATTTTGATCCCTGGCAAAGAGAATGGGACTTGAAAGCTGTGTATGTTCCCTTAAAATATGGAGCTACTTATTTAAGCCCAGCAAGAATGATCCATCAGATTTATATACAATCAAATTCCAGTGAGGACTATACCAAATTAAAAAACGAGGCAAGGCAAATACTGCTTGCCAGGCATAATATGTATCCCAATTTTCAGTTTATGGATATTGGCGATATGATCTTAAATATTACGCAAGAGATTAATAAATTTATGGATAAATGGAATATAACCCTTATTGCCATTGCTTCCATTTCTTTGATTGTAGGCGGAATAGGACTTTTCAGTACTTTACTGATTAGTATTCAGGAAAGAATGACCGAAATTGGTATTCGCAAAAGTATTGGTGCAACCGAACAGGATATCTTTTTCTATTTTATTTTTGAAGCACTGGCTTTGGCTTTTATTGGGGCAATTTTAGGTGTTGTTCTTGCCTGGATTTTGATTGTTTTGATAGCTAAAGGCATTAATTTCCCCTTGTATCTTCCAGTGCAGGGAGTTGCTGTTGGAATTGGTTTTTCTCTATTAGTTGGCTTTCTTTCCGGAATCTATCCCGCCTGGAAAGCTACCGGCATTGATCCTATTCAGGCAATTTACTACCACGAATGA